A genomic segment from Lignipirellula cremea encodes:
- a CDS encoding DUF1552 domain-containing protein, translating into MNFLNRRSLLKGVTLGAGAVVLQPVLRSLAAEAAGESAPRRIVFFIEGNGMNPDHIQPQGLERPDKGSDKLINESLANYALPEPIAALAPFKNRLTIIQGLSHKIASGRGHSPEYGSLGCYSGAAGPIEQTIDAALAAKLPSVVPHLGLALTPGADQIVDYSISVASKGKPLPFHCQPELAFQSLFGSAAGGEAAKIPFLRKNLMDYMSADIRRVQSQLAGPERASLDRYLEAYESMLDRHHGIAAMKDALQANMPNPDKFKNPAETDRLEAQCDLAVGALLSGLTNVVTISACGGNKYMQWANLGMSLRTNAIGHGGGENGKTSDDLLRIIRAFHAERIAALAKKLDAVKEGNGTVLDNTLIVYMSDFGDRHHPSYTQWPVVLIGNLGGKLKTNGRYLEYPRYGAPGHRTLGTMYHSLLHAVGDQREQFNNVDLAIDKDATHGPLSEILV; encoded by the coding sequence ATGAACTTCCTCAACCGCCGATCGTTACTCAAAGGCGTCACCCTCGGCGCCGGAGCCGTTGTCCTGCAGCCGGTGCTCCGCAGCCTGGCGGCCGAGGCCGCTGGCGAATCGGCGCCCCGGCGCATCGTCTTCTTCATCGAAGGGAACGGCATGAACCCTGATCACATCCAGCCACAGGGTCTGGAACGCCCGGATAAGGGGAGCGACAAGCTCATCAACGAGTCGCTGGCGAACTACGCACTGCCCGAGCCGATCGCAGCGCTGGCCCCGTTCAAGAACCGGCTGACGATCATTCAAGGACTTTCTCACAAGATCGCTTCGGGGCGAGGCCACTCGCCTGAATACGGTTCGCTGGGTTGCTACAGCGGCGCCGCCGGTCCGATCGAGCAAACCATCGACGCGGCGCTGGCGGCCAAATTGCCAAGCGTTGTGCCGCATCTTGGCCTGGCGCTGACTCCCGGCGCCGATCAAATTGTCGATTACTCCATCTCGGTGGCCTCCAAAGGAAAGCCGCTTCCGTTCCATTGCCAGCCGGAACTCGCCTTTCAGTCGCTGTTCGGCAGCGCGGCCGGTGGGGAAGCTGCCAAGATCCCGTTCCTACGGAAGAACCTGATGGACTACATGAGTGCGGACATTCGGCGTGTCCAATCGCAGTTGGCTGGACCGGAGCGGGCGAGCCTCGATCGGTATCTCGAAGCCTACGAATCAATGCTGGATCGTCACCATGGCATCGCCGCTATGAAGGACGCCTTGCAAGCGAATATGCCCAATCCCGACAAATTCAAGAACCCGGCTGAGACCGATCGCCTCGAAGCCCAGTGCGATCTGGCCGTCGGGGCGCTGCTGTCGGGTCTGACCAACGTGGTCACGATCTCCGCTTGCGGCGGTAACAAGTACATGCAGTGGGCAAACCTGGGCATGTCGCTGCGCACCAACGCCATCGGCCACGGCGGGGGCGAGAATGGCAAAACATCGGATGACTTGCTCCGCATCATCCGAGCTTTCCATGCCGAGCGGATCGCCGCCTTGGCGAAGAAGCTGGACGCCGTCAAAGAAGGCAACGGCACGGTGCTCGACAACACGCTGATCGTCTACATGAGCGACTTTGGCGACAGGCACCATCCGTCCTACACGCAATGGCCCGTGGTGCTCATCGGCAACTTGGGCGGCAAACTGAAGACCAACGGTCGCTACCTGGAGTATCCCCGCTACGGCGCCCCAGGACATCGCACGCTGGGCACGATGTACCACTCGCTGCTCCACGCCGTGGGCGACCAACGCGAGCAGTTCAACAACGTCGATCTGGCGATCGACAAAGACGCCACGCACGGGCCCTTGTCGGAGATTCTCGTGTAA
- a CDS encoding LamG-like jellyroll fold domain-containing protein has product MNSRDLDLEALFNRLADGIASEADEEKLGALLRSRPQVRRAYREFMALHSALHWDYVATASPEPPKQSAPLASTSDSRLGWLAAFLAGTVVATVVVLAVLRPLSSKIADKPEPRVVEENRDDIRSDTSDRDRASDRVSGSEGAIAALMVDEVGAEFTEERSPDGVQFRPGEYELLKGTVHLRFAQGADLVLAGPARLNVKDAQHIRLAYGKVRVTAPPTAKGFTVATRNADYVDLGTEFGLRVDSHSGASDLYVFDGQVNVADPQSGKILSEVTEGESSRYVDDGIAAPPELNENDFPTSGAIGYQRWRQYEQELRQDKSLLAFFPFRKVADEFVLVNGLDKDAMADGRIKGARWTSGRWPGKDALLFDRDTDFVEIDIPGEHQELTIAAWVKVDRLDHVFNAILNSDGYDLGDIHLQLTRQGIPRGGVAVEGSFEETIVGNSVPLGRWTHVVSVLSAATRSHQIYVNGVLARERRWQTNQVLRPGSCRVGNWLAVEDVGPTNRALRGRVDELAIWDRALSKSEVLQLLEAGRPGML; this is encoded by the coding sequence ATGAACTCCAGGGACTTAGATCTTGAGGCACTTTTCAATCGACTCGCGGACGGCATTGCGTCGGAGGCGGACGAGGAAAAACTCGGCGCGTTGCTGCGTTCCAGACCACAGGTGCGGCGCGCTTATCGGGAATTCATGGCGCTGCACTCAGCTCTGCACTGGGATTACGTGGCGACCGCCTCGCCGGAGCCCCCTAAGCAATCGGCTCCACTCGCGTCTACCTCTGACTCGCGCTTGGGTTGGCTGGCCGCCTTCTTAGCAGGCACGGTCGTGGCGACTGTCGTGGTCCTGGCGGTGCTGAGACCACTTAGTTCGAAAATTGCCGACAAGCCAGAACCCCGCGTTGTGGAAGAGAATCGGGACGATATCCGTAGCGACACTAGCGATCGGGACAGAGCCTCGGACAGAGTCTCGGGCTCCGAAGGTGCAATTGCCGCGTTGATGGTGGATGAAGTCGGCGCCGAATTCACAGAGGAACGGTCGCCCGATGGCGTGCAGTTTCGTCCGGGCGAATACGAGTTGCTCAAGGGGACGGTGCATCTGCGGTTCGCACAGGGAGCAGACTTAGTTCTGGCCGGTCCGGCTCGGCTCAACGTGAAAGACGCCCAGCACATTCGGCTCGCCTACGGCAAGGTCCGCGTCACCGCGCCGCCAACCGCTAAAGGGTTTACGGTTGCAACTCGCAATGCCGACTACGTCGATCTGGGAACGGAGTTCGGTTTGCGCGTCGATTCCCACAGCGGCGCGAGCGACCTTTATGTGTTCGACGGCCAGGTCAATGTGGCCGATCCGCAATCGGGAAAGATCCTGTCGGAAGTTACCGAGGGAGAATCGTCGCGATATGTCGACGATGGTATTGCGGCGCCGCCGGAACTCAACGAAAACGACTTTCCTACATCCGGCGCGATTGGCTATCAGCGTTGGCGGCAGTACGAACAGGAGTTGCGGCAAGATAAAAGCTTGCTGGCATTCTTCCCGTTCCGTAAGGTTGCGGACGAGTTCGTGCTGGTGAACGGCCTGGACAAGGATGCAATGGCCGATGGCCGGATCAAGGGGGCGCGCTGGACGAGCGGACGCTGGCCGGGGAAGGACGCGCTGCTCTTTGACCGGGACACGGATTTCGTCGAGATCGACATTCCTGGCGAACACCAAGAACTAACGATTGCCGCCTGGGTGAAGGTCGATCGGTTGGATCATGTGTTCAATGCGATTCTGAATTCCGATGGGTATGACCTCGGCGATATCCACTTGCAGTTGACCAGGCAAGGCATTCCGCGCGGCGGCGTGGCCGTGGAGGGCAGCTTTGAAGAAACGATTGTGGGGAATTCAGTTCCTCTGGGACGCTGGACGCACGTTGTGTCAGTGCTGTCGGCAGCGACACGCTCCCATCAGATCTATGTTAATGGGGTCTTGGCTCGGGAGCGACGATGGCAGACTAACCAGGTTCTGCGTCCTGGCTCCTGTCGAGTCGGCAACTGGCTTGCCGTGGAAGACGTAGGTCCGACAAACCGTGCTTTGCGGGGTCGGGTGGATGAGTTGGCGATCTGGGACCGTGCGCTTTCGAAGAGCGAGGTGCTGCAGCTTCTGGAAGCGGGACGCCCAGGAATGCTTTGA
- a CDS encoding DUF1501 domain-containing protein, which yields MNQNNHRCPGPTRRSFLKMGTLGLSGLSLAEVMRLRAAAGATIAAPDTSVIFVWLAGGPAHMDTYDMKPDAPEEYRGEFRPMGTNVPGMDVCELFPLHAQCADKYTLIRSIAHTFSDHGGGSKRVMTGRIPKTPTGTVNDAPSAISIVSKMRERIEMGLPNTICVSDGGRSKVDTYAQGAAYLGMKYNYFPVGGNPGDPNFEVRNLFLNKEIADRLDDRRLLLGQLDRLRREVDASGAMDAVDEFSQKSFSLMTSERAHEAFDLSQEPQALRERYGQHKWGQRALLARRLVEAGCSFVTVVMENPNVPGGFYNWDSHAVNTHIWRDSRGRFPIYDKAITALIEDLHDRGLTKKVLLVVTGEFGRSPRVSQAEKKGVIQPGREHWPGAMSVLVCGGGMQHGQVIGSTNAKGEHPHDRPLTPNDLWATVYKHLGINQDATITDYTGRPQMLLPFGEPIRELL from the coding sequence ATGAACCAAAACAATCATCGATGTCCCGGGCCCACTCGACGGTCGTTCCTCAAGATGGGTACGCTCGGCCTGAGCGGACTCAGTCTGGCGGAAGTCATGCGACTGCGGGCTGCGGCGGGGGCAACCATCGCCGCGCCGGATACTTCGGTCATCTTTGTGTGGCTCGCCGGCGGGCCGGCTCACATGGATACTTACGACATGAAGCCGGACGCCCCCGAGGAATACCGGGGCGAGTTCCGGCCGATGGGGACCAACGTGCCAGGCATGGATGTCTGCGAACTTTTTCCACTGCATGCCCAGTGCGCCGACAAGTACACGCTCATTCGCAGCATCGCCCACACGTTCAGCGATCACGGCGGCGGCAGCAAGCGGGTGATGACAGGCCGCATCCCCAAAACGCCGACTGGGACGGTGAACGACGCGCCGTCAGCGATCTCGATCGTCTCCAAGATGCGCGAGCGCATTGAGATGGGTTTGCCGAACACCATCTGTGTGTCCGACGGCGGCCGCTCGAAGGTCGACACGTACGCCCAGGGTGCGGCCTATCTGGGTATGAAGTACAACTATTTCCCCGTGGGAGGCAATCCGGGCGACCCGAATTTTGAGGTCAGGAACCTGTTTCTCAACAAAGAGATCGCCGATCGCCTCGACGATCGTAGACTCTTGCTGGGACAGCTCGATCGGCTGCGGCGCGAGGTCGACGCCAGCGGCGCGATGGACGCGGTCGACGAGTTCAGCCAGAAATCGTTCAGCCTGATGACCAGCGAGCGGGCCCATGAAGCCTTCGATCTCTCCCAAGAGCCGCAGGCGCTGCGGGAGCGCTACGGCCAGCATAAATGGGGGCAGCGAGCGCTGTTGGCGCGTCGCCTGGTAGAAGCCGGATGCAGCTTCGTGACAGTCGTGATGGAGAATCCGAATGTGCCCGGCGGGTTCTATAATTGGGATTCGCACGCTGTGAATACCCACATCTGGCGCGACTCCCGGGGGCGATTCCCGATCTACGACAAGGCCATCACGGCATTGATCGAAGACCTGCACGATCGCGGCTTGACCAAGAAGGTGCTGCTGGTCGTGACCGGCGAATTCGGCCGGTCGCCGCGCGTCAGCCAGGCGGAAAAGAAAGGTGTTATCCAGCCCGGTCGAGAACACTGGCCGGGCGCCATGTCGGTGCTCGTCTGCGGCGGCGGCATGCAGCACGGCCAGGTGATCGGTTCGACCAACGCCAAAGGGGAACATCCCCACGACCGACCGCTGACGCCAAACGACCTGTGGGCAACGGTGTACAAACATCTGGGCATCAACCAGGATGCGACGATCACCGACTACACCGGCCGCCCGCAAATGCTGTTACCGTTTGGAGAACCTATTCGTGAGTTACTGTGA
- a CDS encoding sigma-70 family RNA polymerase sigma factor, producing the protein MAESAEFITQITRAQRQLHAFILSMVWNPAEADDVLQETNLVLWEKAGEFDGSRPFLPWAMRFAQLQAMAWLKRRQRQQQRLVFDDELVKLLAEEAAEEPVFEARWHALASCLEKLRSEHRALIARRYEPEGSVKAIAEAAGTTPKAVSDKLRRIRRALLDCIQQTLEGEAFA; encoded by the coding sequence GTGGCGGAATCCGCTGAGTTTATAACGCAAATCACTCGGGCGCAGCGGCAGTTGCATGCCTTTATTCTCTCCATGGTTTGGAATCCGGCGGAGGCCGACGACGTTTTGCAGGAAACAAACTTGGTGCTTTGGGAGAAGGCGGGGGAGTTTGACGGTAGTCGCCCATTTCTGCCGTGGGCCATGCGGTTCGCTCAGTTGCAAGCGATGGCTTGGCTGAAGCGTCGTCAGCGTCAGCAACAGCGACTGGTGTTTGACGACGAGTTGGTCAAGTTGCTCGCCGAAGAGGCGGCGGAGGAGCCGGTGTTTGAGGCCCGCTGGCATGCCCTGGCGTCCTGCCTTGAGAAACTTCGCTCGGAGCATCGAGCACTCATCGCGCGGCGATATGAGCCGGAAGGATCGGTCAAAGCCATCGCAGAGGCGGCTGGGACGACTCCCAAAGCCGTTTCGGACAAGTTGCGGCGCATCCGTCGCGCACTTCTCGACTGCATTCAGCAGACTCTTGAGGGGGAGGCCTTCGCATGA
- a CDS encoding DUF1588 domain-containing protein, whose translation MRCCCFFLVALSVCANGFAEETDAKFVEIFLQTHCVRCHNADKNKGELNLDDLGTNLAAGRASFAAALERLKAGDMPPKDEPQPDPAAVDRVTKWLQQGLAALPAAPVESAARPSEGNHLPHALLFGGKPGPSVPPPPRLWRLSPEGYSVGFLQSLRVDSHRIPQPFALRSDPGIKDYSALYWIDDGSTNVLIRNAEKIVDAITSHKLFKNGSSIRVSMASSGDEPIAFEEFAPLLHPTVAPKREQLETAIRVLYQNALVREPSAEEIESLIQLYHEASKPPGDLVSASKTMLMAPLLSPEVLHRFEIGRGAEVRPGVRMLSPGELAFALSLAFSGERESGLFNAATSGGLKTREDVEKHVRRILEDPDIYKPRILGFFHEYFGYDRAPEVCKDAQPDYFHHADQLVVDTDLLVLSILEKDQDVLKELLTTPKSFVNGAAIKFDGAPVRNPSKLKLGALMGQQLGARVSYYATDEPASGGLWGRDVRKKFRNLAQTETAYGFKEWPAKQPVDLPGDRIGILMQPSWLVAWSSNFFNDPVRRGLWIREHLLGHAVPQVPVGVVIVLPDDPSQTLRQRMQITKDQACWKCHVKIDDLGFPFEAFDHFGRPRDSEFLTEKLRDASEPYAKDEKTPAQRIEAPIDSTGNIYASGDPQLDGPVEDAAEMIRRLAESERVRQVFIRYVFRYFMGRNETAGDAATLQEADRVYVESGGSFKELVVSLLTSEAFLYRTMPADSERYGVHKGNQK comes from the coding sequence ATGCGTTGTTGTTGCTTCTTCCTTGTCGCCCTGTCGGTTTGCGCAAACGGTTTTGCCGAAGAAACCGACGCGAAGTTCGTCGAAATCTTTCTGCAGACCCACTGCGTCCGTTGCCACAACGCAGACAAAAACAAGGGCGAGCTGAATCTAGACGACCTAGGAACAAATCTGGCGGCGGGGCGCGCCAGCTTTGCGGCTGCACTGGAGCGGCTGAAAGCCGGAGATATGCCGCCCAAGGACGAACCGCAGCCTGATCCGGCCGCAGTGGATCGCGTGACCAAGTGGTTGCAGCAGGGACTTGCCGCATTACCGGCCGCGCCGGTCGAATCTGCGGCCCGGCCGAGCGAAGGAAACCATCTTCCCCACGCGCTTCTCTTTGGCGGCAAGCCGGGGCCGAGTGTGCCGCCGCCGCCGCGACTATGGCGGCTTTCGCCCGAGGGCTATTCGGTGGGATTCCTGCAGTCCCTGCGGGTTGATTCTCACCGGATTCCTCAACCATTTGCCTTGCGATCCGACCCGGGCATCAAGGACTATTCGGCCTTGTATTGGATCGACGACGGGAGCACCAACGTCTTGATCCGAAATGCCGAGAAGATCGTCGACGCGATCACCAGCCACAAACTGTTTAAAAACGGAAGCTCAATTCGGGTGTCGATGGCAAGCTCTGGAGACGAGCCGATCGCCTTTGAGGAATTCGCTCCACTGCTACATCCGACGGTCGCTCCGAAGAGGGAACAACTCGAAACCGCCATCCGCGTGCTCTATCAGAATGCCCTGGTGCGTGAACCGTCGGCAGAAGAAATCGAGTCGCTGATTCAGCTTTACCACGAGGCTTCCAAGCCGCCCGGGGACCTGGTCTCCGCCAGCAAGACGATGCTCATGGCGCCGCTCCTCTCGCCGGAGGTGCTGCACCGTTTCGAGATCGGTCGCGGAGCCGAGGTGCGGCCGGGCGTCCGCATGCTGTCGCCAGGTGAACTTGCTTTTGCGCTCAGTCTGGCTTTCTCGGGCGAGCGCGAGTCGGGGCTTTTTAACGCTGCCACGTCTGGCGGACTCAAGACGCGTGAAGATGTCGAGAAGCATGTCCGCCGCATCCTCGAAGACCCTGATATTTACAAGCCGCGGATCCTCGGCTTTTTCCACGAATACTTCGGTTACGACCGAGCCCCAGAGGTCTGCAAGGACGCCCAGCCCGATTACTTCCACCATGCCGATCAACTGGTCGTGGACACGGACCTGCTTGTGTTGAGCATCCTGGAGAAAGATCAGGACGTGCTCAAGGAACTGCTTACCACGCCCAAGTCGTTCGTCAATGGCGCCGCGATCAAATTCGACGGCGCCCCCGTGAGGAATCCCAGTAAGTTGAAGTTGGGGGCTTTGATGGGGCAGCAACTCGGTGCGAGGGTGAGTTACTACGCGACGGACGAGCCGGCGTCGGGCGGGCTGTGGGGACGGGATGTGCGAAAAAAATTCAGGAATCTGGCACAAACTGAAACCGCCTACGGCTTTAAAGAGTGGCCAGCCAAACAGCCGGTGGACCTGCCTGGCGACCGCATCGGCATTTTGATGCAGCCGAGCTGGCTGGTGGCCTGGTCGTCAAATTTCTTCAATGACCCGGTACGCCGCGGACTCTGGATTCGGGAACATCTGCTGGGCCACGCCGTGCCGCAAGTTCCGGTCGGCGTCGTCATTGTGCTGCCCGACGATCCCTCGCAGACTCTGCGGCAGCGGATGCAGATCACTAAAGACCAGGCCTGCTGGAAATGTCATGTGAAGATCGACGACCTGGGATTCCCGTTCGAGGCTTTCGATCACTTCGGCCGCCCGCGTGACAGCGAGTTTCTGACCGAGAAGCTGCGAGATGCGAGCGAACCGTATGCGAAGGATGAGAAGACGCCCGCGCAGCGCATCGAAGCGCCGATCGACAGCACGGGGAATATTTACGCGAGCGGCGACCCGCAGCTCGACGGCCCGGTGGAAGACGCCGCCGAGATGATCCGCCGACTGGCGGAATCCGAGCGTGTGCGTCAGGTCTTCATCCGCTATGTGTTCCGCTATTTCATGGGGCGCAACGAGACGGCCGGGGACGCCGCCACCCTGCAAGAGGCCGATCGCGTTTACGTCGAGAGCGGCGGCAGCTTCAAGGAACTGGTGGTGTCTTTGCTGACGTCGGAGGCGTTTCTATATCGAACCATGCCTGCTGATTCCGAGCGGTATGGCGTTCACAAAGGGAACCAGAAATAA
- a CDS encoding DUF1588 domain-containing protein translates to MKIVINITIAFVLALLVPVGVNAREPTDAKFVEIFLQTHCVRCHNADKNKGELNLDDLGVDLVAGRASFAAALERLNAGDMPPEDEPRPDAVAVDRVTKWLQQGLAALPAEPDESAVRPSEGNQIPHSLLFGGEPGPSVPPPPRLWRISPAGYSAGLLPSIHVQARQIPQPFALRSDRGLKDYAALYCIDEGSTDILMRNAGKIIEILTSHSLQTPKGGGPIRVNMKPRRWNDERIDRQEFAPLLHPEIAPTREQLEAAIRVLYRMVLIRQPSTEEIDSLIALHAKCAEPPGDLPSAGKTMLMAPLLSAEALHRFEVGRGAEVRPGVRMLSPDELAYALSLAFSGRREPGLFEAAVGGGLQTTDDVEKHVRRILNDPEIYKPRILGFFHEYFGYDQAPEVCKDAQPDYVHHADQLVLDTNMLVLSILEQDQNVLKELLTTPKSFVNGVSMRRDGTHVRPSQDETLGKLLATSRDAEIEYFATDKEAVAKRPKDKSKDGVEAAYGLKEWPANQPVDLPGDRIGILMQPSWLVAWSSNFFNDPVRRGLWIREHLLGHSIPPVPVGVVIVLPDDPTQTLRQRMQVTKDQACWKCHQKIDDLGFPFEIFDHFGRPRDSEIAVDNVAIAENQANAGRQYAKGEKRPEKIPEYYKLPLDSSGLIYASGDPKLDGPVESGQAMIRRLADSDRVRQVFIRYVFRYFMGRNETVGDAATLQEADRVYVESGGSFKELVVSLLTSEAFLYRTVPIQPEAQAASSPTNPAR, encoded by the coding sequence ATGAAGATTGTCATTAACATCACCATCGCATTCGTGCTCGCTTTGCTTGTTCCGGTCGGGGTAAACGCCCGGGAGCCAACAGACGCGAAGTTCGTCGAAATCTTTCTGCAGACTCACTGTGTCCGTTGCCACAACGCGGACAAGAACAAGGGCGAGTTGAATCTTGACGACCTTGGGGTGGATCTTGTCGCGGGACGCGCCAGTTTCGCCGCCGCACTGGAGCGGTTGAATGCTGGCGATATGCCCCCGGAAGACGAACCGCGGCCTGACGCGGTCGCCGTAGATCGTGTGACCAAGTGGTTGCAGCAGGGACTTGCTGCTTTGCCGGCCGAACCGGATGAATCAGCGGTCCGGCCGAGCGAAGGAAACCAGATTCCGCACTCGCTGCTGTTCGGCGGCGAGCCGGGGCCGAGCGTGCCGCCGCCGCCACGACTGTGGCGTATATCCCCCGCGGGGTACTCTGCCGGTTTGCTCCCGTCCATTCATGTTCAGGCGCGGCAAATCCCCCAGCCGTTCGCGCTGCGCTCCGATCGCGGGCTGAAAGACTACGCCGCGTTGTACTGCATCGATGAGGGAAGCACGGACATCCTGATGCGCAACGCAGGGAAAATCATTGAAATTCTCACCAGCCATAGTCTCCAGACGCCCAAGGGGGGCGGGCCGATTCGCGTGAACATGAAGCCGCGCAGGTGGAACGACGAGCGGATTGATCGGCAGGAATTTGCGCCGCTGCTGCACCCCGAAATCGCTCCCACCCGCGAGCAGTTGGAAGCGGCCATCCGCGTGCTGTATCGGATGGTCCTCATTCGCCAACCGTCGACCGAAGAAATCGATTCGCTCATCGCATTACACGCGAAATGCGCCGAGCCGCCGGGGGATCTGCCGTCCGCTGGGAAAACGATGCTCATGGCGCCGCTGCTTTCGGCCGAAGCCCTGCACCGCTTCGAAGTGGGACGGGGTGCGGAGGTCAGGCCGGGCGTTCGCATGCTGTCACCCGACGAACTGGCCTATGCGCTGAGCCTGGCCTTTTCGGGCCGCCGCGAACCGGGACTCTTCGAGGCCGCCGTGGGCGGTGGTTTGCAGACCACCGATGACGTCGAGAAACATGTCCGCCGTATCCTCAATGATCCAGAAATTTACAAGCCGCGGATTCTCGGCTTCTTCCACGAGTACTTCGGCTACGATCAAGCCCCAGAGGTCTGCAAGGACGCTCAGCCCGACTACGTCCACCACGCCGATCAGTTGGTCCTTGACACGAACATGCTTGTGTTGAGCATCCTGGAGCAAGACCAGAACGTGCTCAAGGAACTGCTCACTACGCCCAAGTCGTTTGTAAATGGCGTCTCGATGAGAAGGGATGGCACACATGTGAGACCATCGCAGGACGAGACCTTAGGTAAGCTTCTGGCCACGAGTAGGGACGCGGAGATTGAGTACTTCGCCACGGACAAAGAGGCGGTGGCCAAACGCCCGAAAGACAAGAGCAAAGATGGCGTCGAGGCCGCCTACGGGCTGAAGGAGTGGCCGGCGAACCAGCCGGTCGACCTGCCCGGCGACCGCATCGGCATCCTCATGCAGCCAAGTTGGCTGGTGGCCTGGTCATCGAACTTCTTCAACGATCCGGTTCGCCGGGGGCTATGGATTCGGGAGCACCTGTTGGGTCATTCGATTCCGCCAGTTCCCGTCGGCGTGGTCATCGTGCTGCCCGACGATCCAACTCAGACTTTGCGCCAGCGGATGCAGGTCACCAAGGACCAAGCGTGTTGGAAGTGTCATCAGAAAATCGACGACTTGGGATTCCCGTTCGAGATCTTCGACCACTTCGGCCGCCCTCGCGACAGCGAGATTGCGGTCGACAACGTGGCGATCGCCGAGAACCAAGCCAACGCCGGCCGGCAGTATGCCAAAGGCGAGAAGAGGCCCGAGAAAATCCCAGAGTACTACAAGTTGCCGCTGGACAGCTCAGGGCTGATCTACGCCAGCGGCGACCCGAAGCTCGACGGCCCGGTTGAGAGCGGCCAGGCGATGATCCGCCGGCTGGCGGACTCAGACCGCGTGCGTCAGGTCTTCATCCGCTACGTATTCCGTTATTTCATGGGCCGCAACGAGACGGTAGGCGACGCTGCCACATTACAAGAGGCCGATCGCGTTTACGTCGAGAGCGGCGGCAGCTTCAAGGAACTGGTGGTGTCGCTGTTGACTTCCGAAGCATTCCTGTATCGCACTGTTCCGATCCAACCCGAGGCGCAAGCCGCCAGCTCACCAACCAACCCCGCCCGCTAA